The following are encoded in a window of Flavobacterium cupriresistens genomic DNA:
- a CDS encoding HD domain-containing protein, with product MNTEDLLNQIAFIKEIDKVKYIQRKTKLFNSDRNENDAEHSWHLALMALVLAEHSNEPIDVLKVVKMVLIHDIVEIDAGDIFLYDTQLNHDNTVAERLAANRIFGLLPQKQADELITIWEEFEAGETNEAKFAKSMDRLEPLLQNTSNNGGTWKEYGVKYKTVYEKKSVIKEGSATLWNFAEGLINESVAKGILKEE from the coding sequence ATGAACACAGAAGACTTGTTAAATCAGATTGCTTTTATAAAAGAGATTGATAAAGTAAAATACATTCAGCGAAAAACGAAGCTGTTTAATAGTGATCGAAATGAAAACGATGCGGAGCATAGCTGGCATTTGGCTTTGATGGCGCTAGTTCTGGCAGAACATTCCAATGAGCCAATCGATGTTTTGAAAGTGGTAAAAATGGTTTTGATACATGATATTGTAGAAATCGATGCTGGAGATATTTTTCTTTATGACACACAACTCAATCATGATAATACGGTGGCTGAACGTTTGGCAGCGAATCGCATTTTTGGTTTACTCCCCCAAAAACAGGCCGATGAATTAATTACCATCTGGGAAGAATTTGAAGCGGGAGAAACCAATGAAGCCAAGTTTGCAAAGTCAATGGACCGACTAGAACCCTTATTGCAAAATACGTCAAACAACGGAGGAACCTGGAAAGAATACGGCGTAAAATACAAAACGGTTTATGAAAAAAAGAGCGTCATAAAAGAAGGTTCCGCCACTTTATGGAACTTCGCAGAAGGATTAATAAACGAAAGTGTTGCAAAAGGAATTTTAAAGGAGGAGTAA
- a CDS encoding MBL fold metallo-hydrolase, which produces MKIEQIYTGCLAQGAYYITSNGEAAIIDPLREIQPYLDRLERDGVKLKYIFETHFHADFVSGHVDLSKETQAPIVYGPNAVCEFDCISAKDGQEFKIGTTTIKVLHTPGHTMESTTYLLIDENGKDHAIFSGDTLFIGDVGRPDLAQKAAGMTQDQLAGILFHSLRDKIMTLADDVIVYPAHGAGSACGKNMSKETVSTIGNQKATNYALRANMTETEFITEVTDGLLPPPAYFSMNVAMNKNGYESFESVLNNGMKAINSKEFEAVAEETGALILDTRSAADFSKGFIPQSINIGINGDFAPWVGTLIANVKQPIILVTEKGLEEETVTRLSRVGFDTIIGHLEGSFEAWQNAGFEIDTVNRITAAQFASEFKIAEDKVIDIRKETEYAAEHIEDAYSKPLAYINDWVKDINPNEHFYLHCAGGYRSMIAASILQARGFRNFSEVEGGFGAISKTEIPKSDFICQSKVL; this is translated from the coding sequence ATGAAAATAGAACAAATTTACACCGGATGTTTAGCACAAGGTGCCTACTATATCACTTCAAATGGCGAAGCGGCCATTATTGATCCGCTTAGAGAAATTCAGCCTTATTTAGATCGTTTGGAACGCGATGGAGTAAAACTGAAATATATTTTTGAAACTCATTTTCATGCTGATTTTGTTTCGGGTCACGTTGACTTAAGCAAAGAAACCCAAGCTCCTATTGTTTACGGACCAAATGCGGTATGTGAATTTGATTGCATTTCAGCAAAAGACGGACAAGAATTTAAAATCGGAACTACTACTATAAAAGTGTTGCATACTCCGGGTCATACGATGGAAAGCACCACGTATTTGTTAATTGATGAAAACGGAAAAGACCATGCTATTTTCTCGGGAGATACTTTATTTATCGGAGATGTCGGGCGACCGGATTTAGCACAAAAAGCGGCTGGAATGACACAGGATCAATTGGCTGGAATTTTGTTTCATTCGCTAAGAGATAAAATCATGACGCTGGCAGATGATGTTATTGTATATCCTGCACATGGCGCCGGAAGTGCTTGTGGTAAAAACATGAGTAAAGAAACTGTTTCTACGATTGGAAATCAAAAAGCAACCAATTATGCTTTGCGCGCCAATATGACGGAAACAGAATTCATTACTGAGGTAACGGATGGATTATTGCCTCCACCCGCCTATTTTAGTATGAATGTTGCTATGAATAAAAATGGCTACGAAAGCTTTGAATCTGTTTTGAATAACGGAATGAAAGCAATAAACTCAAAAGAATTTGAGGCTGTTGCCGAAGAAACCGGGGCTTTAATTCTGGACACCAGAAGTGCTGCTGATTTCAGCAAAGGATTTATTCCACAGTCTATTAATATCGGAATCAATGGTGATTTTGCTCCGTGGGTTGGAACTTTAATAGCCAATGTAAAACAACCTATAATATTGGTTACCGAAAAAGGATTAGAAGAAGAAACCGTAACCCGTTTAAGCCGTGTTGGTTTTGATACTATTATTGGTCATCTGGAAGGTAGTTTTGAAGCCTGGCAAAATGCCGGTTTCGAAATAGATACTGTGAACCGAATTACCGCTGCACAATTTGCAAGCGAGTTTAAAATTGCGGAAGACAAAGTAATCGACATCCGTAAAGAAACAGAATATGCTGCTGAACATATTGAAGACGCTTACAGCAAACCACTAGCTTATATTAATGACTGGGTAAAAGACATTAATCCGAATGAGCATTTTTACCTGCATTGTGCCGGAGGTTATCGCAGTATGATTGCGGCTTCGATTTTGCAGGCACGTGGTTTTAGAAACTTTTCCGAAGTTGAAGGTGGTTTTGGAGCAATTTCTAAAACTGA